Genomic window (Methanobacterium sp.):
AATATGAAAATGCCAGACTATTCATCTTAGGTGACGGTCCTTTAAAAACAAAATTGGATGATTTAATCCATGATCTTGACTTAGCTAGAAATGTGTTCCTTTTAGGTGAGCAGGAAAATGTGTTTCCTTTTCTTAAAAAGAGTAATTGTTTTGTTTTCAGTTCACTATGGGAAGGATTGCCTCTGACTTTAATTGAAGCTCTTTCTATGAATCTGCCCATTATCTCCACAGATTGTAAAACTGGCCCTCGTGAGGTTTTATGTCCTGAACTTGATTTGGATGGAAATATAGACTATCCTTACTTGGGCAAATATGCTATTTTAACCAGAACATTCCCTAACAACCTACTATTTAAGAGTCTTGATGAAGTTCCATTGGATGATGATGAACAAATTCTCTCAGATATGATGATCAAGATGATTAAAGACACTGATATGAAAGAGAAATATTCTCATGGACGGCAGAGGTCAGAAACATTTTCTTATAAAAAAATAATCAACAAATGGGATGAAATTATTGGTAAATAGCTTCACATGACATGATCCCAACTTAAAGGGGTGCCTTTTTTCAGATTTTTTGTGAATTTCTTACCTGAAATATCTTTTAAATACTTGGGATGAAGTCCAAATCCGGGTCTTATGGGCCTGACGTTATCTTGACTGATATGTTCTCCTTTTTTAACATCCTTTACCACGAATAATGAACGAGAAAAATCGCAACTAGCCCTGGTTGCATCATCCAGTTCATAACTCACTTTGCCCATAGCTGTTTCTAGTGTCCTAACAGAATTAACCATTGAACTGAATTCCTCTGGTTCTAAAGAGAATTTAGAATCTGGGCCTCCCATTTTTCGGTCTAGAATAAAATGTTTTTCTATGATTTTAGCACCCAAAGCCACAGCACCGATGGGAATGACTGGTTCTAAACTATGATCTGATAAACCAACCACTGTTTTAAAATTTTCAGCCATGTGGGGGATTGTTTTCAAGTTAATGGAATCAATTGGGGCTGGATATGATGAAGTGCACTTTAAAAGAGCAATTTGGTCGTTTCCCTGTTTTTTGCAAGTTTCTATTGCCAGTTTGATATCATTAAATTCTGCAATTCCCGTTGAAATAATCACTGGCTTTCCACAAGAAGCCACAGTTTCAATGAGGGGGATATCGGTGATTTCGAATGATGCAATTTTGTAGGCTGGCACATCCATCTTTTCAAGGAAATCAACACTAGTTTTATCAAATGGTGAAGAAAATGCAATGAGCCCTAATTTTTCTGCTATCTTTTTTAGTTCTGGCTGCCATTCCCAGGGCATGTGTGCATCATCGTAAAGGTCATAGAAAGTGGAACCATCCCACACTGTATCCTGTCTAATTTTGAAATAATCATTATCACAATCTAGTGTCATGGTATCAGGAGTATATGTTTGCATTTTAACTGCATCAGCCCCTGATTCCTTCATAGCCTTGATAGTTTCAACTGCCAAGTTGAAATCTCCCAAATGGTTGGCTGATAACTCGGCAATTATAAAAACAGGATTATTTTCACCAACCTCTTTATGGCCAATTTTTAAATACATTTTAATCCCTTATTTTGTATATGTATTCGAAGGCATTGTTATTCTTGACAATAACATTTTTTTTAAAGTCAAAGCCCATTTTTTCAAATAATTTTAAAGATTTTTTATTATTTTCCTTTATGTATGCTTGAATTAATCTAATATTAGGGAAATTATTTTTTAGATATTTTATCGACTCTTCTAAGAATGAAATTCCTAAACCAAGTCCTCTGAACGATTTTTTTATACTTATACTGATGGTTGCAGAATCACCTTCAAAGTCAAACCGTACTTGTCCTGCAAAATCTCCCTGGATGGAAATCACAAGAAATAAGTTATCAGAATTTGTATAGATCTTGTTAAACCATTTTTCATGGTCTTCGAAGCTTATTTGCTCGGGTTGGAATGAATTTTTTCTAACTTCTTTTTCATTGGATAAATCGAAAATATTCATAATATCAGAAGGTTGTAATGGTCTTAAACTGATTTTTTCTCTATAATACTTGTTTATAGAATGTTTCGCTATTCTATTAGCTCCTGCACCATTGACTGATTTTCTTCCATTTTGGCACATTTCAGTTCTCATCTTCCTATTTTCTATAAGTTGGATTTTCTCTAGGATGTTGTGATTCAAATTTTCATCATCCCAAAAACCGGCCACCTCGACAAACCCAGCCTCACCCCAGTTTTCCAAGTTATGGGTCTGGTTATGAGCAACACCAATAGCTATTGTGGGCAAACCCACCCTGGCAAGTTCGTAAAGAGTTTGTCCGGCTGCAGATATGGCAAAGTCAGATTCAAACATCACTTCCATCATTTTTTCGGCATTAGGATAGTACACAAGTTCGGTTAGGTCATCTATCAATTGTTCGATTTTGGATATATTTCCGAATCCTTTGCCAATTATAACAGTTTTCTTTAGATGTGGAAAATGGGTGGTTAATATTTTTAAAGTGTCAGGTGTTAAATTTCTTAAATCATCCCCTCCAAAAGTTACCATAACTCTTTTAATGGTGGGATTGATCTTTTTTTTTCCAACTTCCCAAAAAGGGCTTCTTAAAGGTATGTATTGGCTTCCTAGCAAGTGTTCTATTTCATCTTTTTGGGGGTAATTTAGTTTCTCAGCATTAATGGAGCCATTAACCACGATCCCTTTCGGATAATTTATGCGTTGATTATCATCGATATAAACAGCTAAAGAAACAAATTCAGATATCTTGAGGTATAATTCTTCAGTAGCAAGATAAGAATCTATGATTACGATATCAGTCCCTTGCAGTGATTGGAAAAGTTTAAGATGATCTGTTAACCAGTTGAAAATTTCATGTTCTGTCTGTTCAAGAAGGGATTTGATTGTAAGATCACCATTCACAATGAATTTAACAGAACAGCCTTTTTCTTCGAAGGCCTGATAAAGTGACAGACACCGAGTAAGATGTCCAAAACCTATCTTTCCACTGCCTTCAGTGATTATACTAACTCTTATCTTATTTTTCGGCTTCTTTTTCATTGTTTAACTTCTCAACAATTATCTGATCAACAAATGTGCCCTGGTATTGGTGGTGTTTTTTTAGTCTTCCTACTTCGTTAAATCCTGCTTTTAAAAAAGCCTTATATGACCCAATATTATTGCTGTATATTCCGGCAAATAACTTATGCAGTTTGAGCTGATTAAAGGCATAATTAGTTGCTAATTTGATGGATTCAGTTCCATATCCTTTATTCCAATGGTCTTTTCCAATTAAAAACCCTAAATCTCCATATCCATGAAAATGGTTGATATTTCCTATTTTGATATTTCCGATATGGGTGTTGTTTTCTTTTAGAAATATGCCAAAGAGGAAATTATCAGAACTATCATTTGTTTTTTTAACATACTCTTTTAATTTTTTAACAGAATATTCATCCCATCTGCTCTCTAAAAATTTAGTCACTTCCTTATCTTGCATCCATGTCAAATATTTTTCCCCAACATCATCAGGACTCAATATTTTCAAGAATATTTTGTTCCCAATTACTTTTTTCATTTTAACCCCTTTACTTATTGCATATATTGATTATTGTCGGATCTAAAAGTATTTCCAGAACGTTTTTGCCGATTGTTATGCCGAGATCATGGTTTTGACTATTTGTTTCAACCATTTTAAAAAAATACATTAGTTCCTTAAGGTACCGATAATTATCATCAAATTCATACTCTATAATCAAATTATCATTTTTTTTACAAATCTCAATATAGTGCTTGTTGAAGTCAGCTTTAATATGACCTTTTTCGCCGGTTATTATCATAGAATGTTGGGGGCATTGTTGGAGAAAATCAAAGCTAGTGTTGATGATTATATTTCTATTTGTTTTTAATAATAAAAAAACAGAATCCTCTACATCTATTTCAAGATCGCTTAGAGTGTCTTTCCACCCATTTATAGTAGTGATATCACCGAAAAGCCATTGGACAATATCAATTGTATGACTCATTGTAGTAAGCAGAACTCCGCCACCTAAATTTTTTTTAGCTGAATATTCAGTTCGATAGTCCCTAGTGGGATGCCAATCAGGTAAATATTGGCCTCCATAATAGTTGACATGGAAAATTTTTCCAATAACATTATCGTTCAAAATCTCTTTCAATTTAAGGAAACCTTCGTGAAACCGGTAACTTTGCCCGATCATTGCTGTTAATTTTTTAGTTTTGACTGTTTCCACCAACTCTTCAACACCTTTCAAGTCAGTTGCCAGAGGTTTTTCTATGAAAAGATTGATACCTTTGTTTGCAAGGTATGTGGAATTTTCTAGATGTAAAGAAGAAGGTGTGCATATCATTGCAGCGTCAATATCCGAATTTTCACTGAAAATATCTTCAAATGAATTGTAAAACCGATCAGTGTTAATTTCATTGGCAAACTGCTCAACACGTTTAAGATCAATATCAAATAATAAGATATTTTCAACACCCAACTTTTTCGCGTTTCGTGCGTGTCTTTGCCCTATTGATCCGCATCCTATGATTAATAGCTTTTTTAACAAATTTGAACCCCTAATTAAGTCGTTTAAATCCTTTAGAAATAACTGGACCATGTAACAAGTCATTATATTTATCTTGTTCTTGAGCACAAGCTACTATTTTAAATACATCTGCAACCGCTTCAAGATATTCGTCAATCACCTGATCTGTATGATGCGAACAAGTGTAGACATGATTACTAGCTAAATAACCTCTATACAACATTTCTTGGTTAAACAGGGTTTGCATTTTCAAAGAGTTATCATCATCAAATTGAAATGTTGTTAAAGGAGGAATGCCCATGGTTTGCAGAGAAAGATCATGTTCATCTGCGATGGATTCCCATCCCCTTGTAATTTGTTTCCCTGCGCTAATGAGATGTTTTGGATTGTCTGTGATTTCCATTTTATTTATAGTGGCAAGTCCAGCTGCAAATCCCACTCTTTCTGTCCAAAAGGTGCTACTGATGAATGTTTCTTGGGCGGTTTCCATTATCTCTTCTTTTCCTAATATAGCACCAATTGGATGGCCATTACCCATTGCTTTACCAAATATAATTATATCTGGATCAACTCCGTAAATTGAGTGGGCACCACCAACTCGCAGTCTCCAACCGGATGTGATTTCATCAAAGATTAGAACAGCCCCTATTTCATCGGCTATTTTTCTAACCTTTTTCAGGAAAGACGAATCAGGATCAAAGTTTCTAACAGGTTCCATAATAATTGCGCCAATATCATCTTCCTTAGTGATAATCTCTTCAAGATCATTTATATTATTATAATTAAAAGGTAAGGCTGTGTTTTCTAAACATTTTGGAACCCCTAAAGGGTTCAGTCCGGGTAGAAGGTGGTCTGTGAGATTTTCATTACTAGTTAGGTTTGATGATAAATACCAATCTTGCCACCCATGATATCCACAAAAAGCAATTTTATCTTTATTAGTAGCAGCTCGAGCTATCCTAATGGCTATACTGGTTGATTCACCACCAGTACGTGCATATCTAACCATTCCGCCCCATTTTTCGATTTTT
Coding sequences:
- the pseG gene encoding UDP-2,4-diacetamido-2,4,6-trideoxy-beta-L-altropyranose hydrolase — its product is MKKKPKNKIRVSIITEGSGKIGFGHLTRCLSLYQAFEEKGCSVKFIVNGDLTIKSLLEQTEHEIFNWLTDHLKLFQSLQGTDIVIIDSYLATEELYLKISEFVSLAVYIDDNQRINYPKGIVVNGSINAEKLNYPQKDEIEHLLGSQYIPLRSPFWEVGKKKINPTIKRVMVTFGGDDLRNLTPDTLKILTTHFPHLKKTVIIGKGFGNISKIEQLIDDLTELVYYPNAEKMMEVMFESDFAISAAGQTLYELARVGLPTIAIGVAHNQTHNLENWGEAGFVEVAGFWDDENLNHNILEKIQLIENRKMRTEMCQNGRKSVNGAGANRIAKHSINKYYREKISLRPLQPSDIMNIFDLSNEKEVRKNSFQPEQISFEDHEKWFNKIYTNSDNLFLVISIQGDFAGQVRFDFEGDSATISISIKKSFRGLGLGISFLEESIKYLKNNFPNIRLIQAYIKENNKKSLKLFEKMGFDFKKNVIVKNNNAFEYIYKIRD
- a CDS encoding GNAT family N-acetyltransferase, which codes for MKKVIGNKIFLKILSPDDVGEKYLTWMQDKEVTKFLESRWDEYSVKKLKEYVKKTNDSSDNFLFGIFLKENNTHIGNIKIGNINHFHGYGDLGFLIGKDHWNKGYGTESIKLATNYAFNQLKLHKLFAGIYSNNIGSYKAFLKAGFNEVGRLKKHHQYQGTFVDQIIVEKLNNEKEAEK
- a CDS encoding Gfo/Idh/MocA family oxidoreductase — its product is MLKKLLIIGCGSIGQRHARNAKKLGVENILLFDIDLKRVEQFANEINTDRFYNSFEDIFSENSDIDAAMICTPSSLHLENSTYLANKGINLFIEKPLATDLKGVEELVETVKTKKLTAMIGQSYRFHEGFLKLKEILNDNVIGKIFHVNYYGGQYLPDWHPTRDYRTEYSAKKNLGGGVLLTTMSHTIDIVQWLFGDITTINGWKDTLSDLEIDVEDSVFLLLKTNRNIIINTSFDFLQQCPQHSMIITGEKGHIKADFNKHYIEICKKNDNLIIEYEFDDNYRYLKELMYFFKMVETNSQNHDLGITIGKNVLEILLDPTIINICNK
- a CDS encoding aminotransferase class III-fold pyridoxal phosphate-dependent enzyme; its protein translation is MVNNGVKLWNKAKKIIPGGNQLLSKRSDQFLPDQWPSYYQKAKGINVWDMDNNRYVDMSIMGIGACTLGYADEDVNEAVEDAIENGSMCTLNCYEEVELAEKLLKIEKWGGMVRYARTGGESTSIAIRIARAATNKDKIAFCGYHGWQDWYLSSNLTSNENLTDHLLPGLNPLGVPKCLENTALPFNYNNINDLEEIITKEDDIGAIIMEPVRNFDPDSSFLKKVRKIADEIGAVLIFDEITSGWRLRVGGAHSIYGVDPDIIIFGKAMGNGHPIGAILGKEEIMETAQETFISSTFWTERVGFAAGLATINKMEITDNPKHLISAGKQITRGWESIADEHDLSLQTMGIPPLTTFQFDDDNSLKMQTLFNQEMLYRGYLASNHVYTCSHHTDQVIDEYLEAVADVFKIVACAQEQDKYNDLLHGPVISKGFKRLN
- the pseI gene encoding pseudaminic acid synthase, translated to MKMYLKIGHKEVGENNPVFIIAELSANHLGDFNLAVETIKAMKESGADAVKMQTYTPDTMTLDCDNDYFKIRQDTVWDGSTFYDLYDDAHMPWEWQPELKKIAEKLGLIAFSSPFDKTSVDFLEKMDVPAYKIASFEITDIPLIETVASCGKPVIISTGIAEFNDIKLAIETCKKQGNDQIALLKCTSSYPAPIDSINLKTIPHMAENFKTVVGLSDHSLEPVIPIGAVALGAKIIEKHFILDRKMGGPDSKFSLEPEEFSSMVNSVRTLETAMGKVSYELDDATRASCDFSRSLFVVKDVKKGEHISQDNVRPIRPGFGLHPKYLKDISGKKFTKNLKKGTPLSWDHVM